CGTCTAAACTCTTTGTAAAGCAAGCTTAACCTAGCAACCCTCGAACTCTATAAGGTGCTTTAAAATACAAAGTGGTCAGTACTCAACCGAAACGGCCACTGACGTAGTCTCGCGTCCGCTGATGGCTTGGGGCCTCAAAGATGCGCTGGGTAGGGCCGTATTCAACCAATTGACCAGCACCCGCCTCACCCGCTTTCATGTCGACACTAAAGAAGCCAGTCTGTTGCGCAACCCGAGCCGCCTGTTGCAGGTTATGGGTCACAATCACAATCGTCAGATGCTCCTGAAGCTGCTTGATCAGCTCCTCAATTTTGAGCGTCGCAATCGGGTCGAGAGCCGAGCAGGGCTCATCCATCAGCAACACTTTGGGAGAGACGGCAAGCGAACGAGCGATGCAGAGACGCTGTTGCTGTCCGCCTGATAAACCCAAGGCCGACTGATGCAGCTTGTGCTTGACCTCATCCCAAAGAGCAGCCTGGACCAGCGAGGTCTCAATAATGTCGTCGAGCTTGGCGCGACGGCTAGCCCCATTCAGTCGTGGTCCGTAGGCGATGTTGTCATAGATGCTCATTGGGAAGGGATTGGGCTTTTGAAAGACCATGCCAATCTGAATGCGCAACTGTTGCAGGTTGACCCGCGGCGAATAAATATCTTGGCCGAGGAACTCAACTTTGCCCTGCACCCGCATCGGTGAGTCCAATTCACCAATGCGATTGAGCGACTTGAGGAAGGTCGATTTACCGCAGCCGGAAGGACCAATCAAAGCCGTGACTTGGCGCCTCTGGATCTCCATGTTGACCCCGGTCACCGCCAGCTTTTTGCCGTAATAGATGTCTAAATTCTTTGCGCTTAACATGCCGGTTTACCTCCTGCTTGCGGCCATAGGATTACGAGCAGCCACACGGGAGAGCACGCTAGTAAACAGCACCAAACCAACCAGCAATAGAGAGGCGGTCCAGAGCAGTTCGGTGCGGTTCGGGTCTGGGTCGTTGTAGAAGTTGAAGATCAGCACAGATAGTGAGGCAGTCGGACTGAACAAACCGTCCGTCCACTGGTCAGTAAACAGCGCGGTAAACAACAGTGGCGCAGTCTCCCCTGCAGCCCGGGCCACAGCTAACAGGACACCTGTGACGATGCCTGGTAGCGCCGTTGCCACCACGACTTGCGTTGTCGTTTGAAACTGGGTCGCTCCCAGAGCTACCGCAGCTTGGCGCAAAGAGTCTGGCACCAATTTCAGCGCTTCCTCGGTGGCTCTCACCACAATCGGTAGCATCAGCACCGCTAGTGCCACACTGCCCGCGAAGGCAGAGAACGTCTTTGAGGTATAGACAATCACGGCGTAAGCAAACACACCCATCACAATCGAGGGCACGCCGCTCAAAATGTTGGTAGCAAAACGAATCCAGGCGGCAAGCCAGGTGCCTCGACCAAACTCTGAGATGTAGACCGCCGCCATAATGCCAACCGGCACACTTAGTAGGGAGGCGATCCCGACCATCAGTAAAGTTCCCTGAATGGCATTGCCAAAGCCGTTCGGCTGATCAGTGATTCCGGGTGGAGCCGGTAGGGCGGTAAACGCTTCCAGGCTCAAGTTGGGCAGCCCTCGACGTAAAACCTCAAACAGTACGGCCAGCAAAGGCAACAGCGCCAGGGCCAAAAATAAGAAGGCAAGGACCGTCATGATCCGGTTAAAAAGGACGCGGCCTAACGGCAGGGGCTGAGTGAGGATCTCACTCCCCGACTTACTGTCATCGATCAGGTTAGGGGATTGCATTGATTCTTTGCTCTCTAGGCTCTCTAGACACTTGGTCTAACCAGCCTGCTCAGGTTCGTTCTAATTGGATCGTGCGCACTAGCAATTCGGCAATGATGTTCACCAACAAGGTCAAGCCAAATAAAACCAGTGCCGCGTACATCAGGGCTCCAATGTGAAGCGGCTCGACGGCCTCTCCAAACTGCGTTGCCAACAGCGAGGCGATCGTTTGGGACAGATCCAAAATACTGGGGCTGATCACAGGATT
The Leptolyngbya sp. FACHB-261 DNA segment above includes these coding regions:
- the pstA gene encoding phosphate ABC transporter permease PstA, coding for MQSPNLIDDSKSGSEILTQPLPLGRVLFNRIMTVLAFLFLALALLPLLAVLFEVLRRGLPNLSLEAFTALPAPPGITDQPNGFGNAIQGTLLMVGIASLLSVPVGIMAAVYISEFGRGTWLAAWIRFATNILSGVPSIVMGVFAYAVIVYTSKTFSAFAGSVALAVLMLPIVVRATEEALKLVPDSLRQAAVALGATQFQTTTQVVVATALPGIVTGVLLAVARAAGETAPLLFTALFTDQWTDGLFSPTASLSVLIFNFYNDPDPNRTELLWTASLLLVGLVLFTSVLSRVAARNPMAASRR
- the pstB gene encoding phosphate ABC transporter ATP-binding protein PstB, whose amino-acid sequence is MLSAKNLDIYYGKKLAVTGVNMEIQRRQVTALIGPSGCGKSTFLKSLNRIGELDSPMRVQGKVEFLGQDIYSPRVNLQQLRIQIGMVFQKPNPFPMSIYDNIAYGPRLNGASRRAKLDDIIETSLVQAALWDEVKHKLHQSALGLSGGQQQRLCIARSLAVSPKVLLMDEPCSALDPIATLKIEELIKQLQEHLTIVIVTHNLQQAARVAQQTGFFSVDMKAGEAGAGQLVEYGPTQRIFEAPSHQRTRDYVSGRFG